In Candidatus Methylacidiphilales bacterium, the sequence GGGCGGGCGCGCCAATTGCCGTCAATGTCTGGAAGCACTTGGCGGTGGTTGCAGACGGACCGAAAATCACACTGTATCTCGACGGTGAGGTTTATGCGACTTTGGATGCGCGCCTGCCCACATTGAGCAGCCCTTCGCTGATCGGAGGGATGGTCGTGCCCGGCAGCACGGGTTTCAATGGAGAAATCGATGAGCTGGAAATTTCCAAAACAGCCCGTCCGGCCGGATTCATCAAATTTGCCGCCGCCAGCCAGAGTGGGGAGCAGGGAAGCAAGCTGCTGGCGTTCACGCAGGATGAGCAGCCGCCGACGGGATGGCTAAGCGGAAGCATGGGCATGATGGGGACCTTGCTCAAATCGGTGACCATCGATGGCTGGGTGGTGATAGGCTTTCTCTCGATCATGGCGGTTGTCAGTTGGTACGTCATGATCAGCAAATTTATCTATCTCAACGGAGTGGAAAAAGGCACCGCTCAATTTATTCATGAGTGGAGCCATGTGGCATCGGACTTGACGCAGCTCGATCACCAGAACGCGGGGAATGTCGAAAGCCTGGGAGGCCGCGCCGACCAGAAACTGCAACGTGTGATGCGCCTGGCCCCGTTGTACCGGATTTACCACATCGGTTCGAACGAAATTCGCCACCGTCTTGTAGGGTCAGACAACGCATACAAGGGGCTTTCCGTCCGCTCCATTCAAGCCATTCGGGCCAGCCTGGATGGCGGCATGGTGCGCGAGAGCCAGAACCTCAACGCCCAGATGGTGTTTCTGACCATCACCATCGCGGGCGGGCCTTTTCTGGGACTGCTGGGTACGGTCATCGGCGTGATGATTACCTTTGCCGAAATCGCGGCCACGGGCGAGGTCAACATCAATGCCATTGCGCCCGGTATTGCGGCGGCGCTGATTGCCACCGTCGCCGGCCTGGTCGTCGCCATCCCTTCCCTCTTTGGATACAACTATCTGAATTCCCAGATCAAGGATCTGATGGGCACGATGCACGTTTTCATTGACGAGTTCGTGACCAAAATGGCCGAGTTTTACCCGCCGGACACCGAGTAAGCGGCGCCGAAAGCACTAACAACCACATCCATGAAAGTCGATTCCGAGGGCAAAAGTTACGATGAAATCAACGTCACCCCCATGGTGGATTTGTACC encodes:
- a CDS encoding DUF2341 domain-containing protein; protein product: MSAKFYKYLIIGMLAGIGCSANAHAWWKSEWTLRKKFTVDTGASGVSINDPIGTTPVLIRLHDGNFQFAGAKEDGSDIRFVAEDDKTPLVYHIERYDTLMAEAFVWVKVPDVKPGARTSFWLYYGNNGNNVASVNDAKGTYDPDAVLVYHFAEHGQPPVDFTAAGNNADKAGQSVDGSMIGGGLRLDGQHLVSIPASSSLAWNDGAVMTWSAWIKAAALQSNAVLFSRREGGNAFVIGVDNGIPYVEVGSQRSGAGAPIAVNVWKHLAVVADGPKITLYLDGEVYATLDARLPTLSSPSLIGGMVVPGSTGFNGEIDELEISKTARPAGFIKFAAASQSGEQGSKLLAFTQDEQPPTGWLSGSMGMMGTLLKSVTIDGWVVIGFLSIMAVVSWYVMISKFIYLNGVEKGTAQFIHEWSHVASDLTQLDHQNAGNVESLGGRADQKLQRVMRLAPLYRIYHIGSNEIRHRLVGSDNAYKGLSVRSIQAIRASLDGGMVRESQNLNAQMVFLTITIAGGPFLGLLGTVIGVMITFAEIAATGEVNINAIAPGIAAALIATVAGLVVAIPSLFGYNYLNSQIKDLMGTMHVFIDEFVTKMAEFYPPDTE